In Rheinheimera sp. MM224, one DNA window encodes the following:
- a CDS encoding c-type cytochrome, whose product MKNLFIFLSLGLSSAAALAGSAFTDAEDSVTYRQHSFQLIRHNFMDLSDMMRGKVPFDAKRAEKRADALAALTTLPWEAFEVPGADKIKSEAKAEIWKNLQDFQKKAGQFQSDALALQAAAKTGDQATIKPAFGNFAKNCKGCHEQYKAD is encoded by the coding sequence ATGAAAAATCTGTTTATCTTTCTATCTTTGGGTTTGTCTTCTGCCGCAGCTCTTGCAGGCAGCGCCTTTACCGACGCCGAAGACTCTGTGACCTACCGCCAGCATAGCTTTCAATTAATCCGGCATAACTTCATGGATTTAAGTGACATGATGCGCGGCAAAGTGCCTTTTGATGCAAAACGTGCTGAAAAACGGGCTGACGCTCTGGCCGCACTGACCACATTACCGTGGGAAGCCTTTGAAGTACCGGGTGCTGACAAAATAAAAAGTGAAGCAAAAGCGGAGATCTGGAAAAACCTGCAGGATTTCCAGAAAAAAGCCGGGCAATTTCAATCTGATGCTTTAGCGTTACAAGCTGCAGCAAAAACTGGCGATCAGGCGACCATCAAACCAGCTTTTGGTAACTTTGCCAAAAACTGCAAAGGCTGTCACGAACAATACAAAGCTGATTGA
- a CDS encoding EAL domain-containing protein, which yields MKEVNFHKPTGMNSLSIKFALLVFMLTVVAGAAIAYAVLMLQQNVLIEQEKHELELQSEKYARELDADFLTREKKAISANNIVVRYLTKAVVSAPPPPAIQVDGSVRSQDDLSAAFIPHAKLDAQQAAWLSQTEELWQQLAPLMLEEFFNFYFISKQGLIRIAPADWALEVPVTHDFTKDIFFDIATPEQNPSRLPRWTPIYYDPIWQKWMTSLVIPVYAGDEFLGVTASDYVLDELFLDLAAIEQSSNGLRSMLFDLQGNLLLDGKKPAPVQSSKQQNFDAHYSSVTPRRPELAAFIQQVTTNPTSQDALQADLANYLVSAAKVERLSWYLTLYQDKQAVMSGLEDFRDNVMLIFLAVAAVVALSLQFFIYQFILKRLTRLSSAVQRISRGDLQQIALDQNDDEIGMLNRAFNGMAEEIHQLISGLNTRIGEKEEAERATRKLTKAVAFSSSGILITDKDLHIEYVNPFMLELMGCTAEQMMQKPLSSLFAAEMFFVGEEISQTLQERHHWRGDMLLQHVLRKLWVSLAIAPIRDEKGDISNYVCAMQDISFIKESQRKMEQLAYYDMLTGLANRSYFRDQLRKAIAMSSRGYYHFALLYFDLDEFKRINDTLGHDAGDELLKEVARRLISRLREEDTIARLGGDEFAVILSGIKDRTQAALIAENLQQSFAAPVKLTGQEVAISASIGITIAPEDAADEELLLKHADLAMYEAKARGRNTYHFFSQDLNEAAKEKLQIENQLREAIREHQFVLYYQPKIDIRTDVVIGYEALLRWIRPDGSMIPPLRFIPVAESTGLIVEIGEWIIWEACRFISRQQSRGHNVTISINLSARQFTDQNLTEVVERVLQRTGAQPDKLIFEITESMLMGDTDAAIAQLNELKGLGVTLSIDDFGTGYSSLSYLKRFPVDELKIDRSFVKDIPADTNDMDIVAAIIAMAQKMNLRVVAEGVETIEQVEFLKNNACYLVQGYYFSMPRAEQDLYNLSYQPLLIGAASP from the coding sequence GTGAAGGAAGTCAATTTTCACAAACCTACAGGTATGAATTCCCTTAGCATTAAGTTTGCGCTGCTGGTTTTTATGCTGACCGTAGTTGCAGGTGCTGCTATTGCTTATGCAGTCTTGATGCTGCAACAAAATGTACTGATTGAACAGGAAAAACATGAATTAGAGCTGCAATCTGAAAAATACGCCCGCGAACTGGATGCTGACTTTTTAACCCGTGAAAAAAAGGCCATCAGCGCCAACAACATTGTGGTGCGTTATTTAACTAAAGCTGTTGTTTCTGCGCCACCACCGCCAGCTATACAGGTTGATGGCAGTGTACGTAGTCAGGATGATTTATCCGCCGCTTTTATTCCTCATGCCAAATTGGATGCTCAGCAAGCGGCCTGGTTATCGCAAACTGAAGAATTGTGGCAGCAGTTAGCACCGTTAATGCTGGAAGAGTTTTTCAATTTTTATTTTATTTCTAAGCAAGGCCTGATACGCATAGCGCCTGCAGACTGGGCGCTTGAAGTGCCTGTCACTCATGATTTTACCAAAGATATCTTTTTTGACATTGCCACTCCAGAACAAAACCCAAGTCGCCTGCCACGCTGGACGCCTATTTATTACGACCCTATCTGGCAAAAATGGATGACCAGCCTGGTGATCCCTGTCTATGCCGGTGACGAATTTCTGGGGGTAACGGCCAGTGACTACGTTCTCGATGAGTTGTTTTTGGACCTTGCCGCTATAGAGCAATCTTCGAATGGCTTACGCAGTATGTTGTTTGATCTACAAGGTAATTTATTGCTGGATGGCAAAAAACCAGCACCGGTTCAAAGCTCCAAACAGCAAAACTTTGATGCCCATTACAGTTCAGTAACACCAAGACGACCAGAACTTGCCGCATTTATTCAACAAGTAACAACCAACCCAACATCGCAAGATGCGCTGCAGGCTGATTTAGCCAACTATCTGGTTTCAGCCGCCAAAGTTGAACGTTTAAGTTGGTACCTGACCTTATATCAGGATAAACAAGCCGTGATGAGTGGCCTGGAAGATTTTCGCGATAATGTGATGTTGATATTCCTGGCTGTTGCAGCTGTGGTGGCTTTGTCGCTGCAGTTTTTCATTTACCAGTTTATTTTAAAACGCTTAACCCGTTTATCTTCGGCGGTGCAACGTATTAGTCGTGGAGATTTGCAGCAGATAGCCCTTGATCAAAACGACGATGAAATTGGCATGCTCAACAGAGCTTTTAATGGCATGGCTGAGGAGATCCACCAGTTAATCTCTGGTTTAAATACCCGCATTGGTGAAAAAGAAGAGGCAGAACGAGCCACACGTAAGTTGACGAAAGCTGTGGCTTTTTCCAGTTCAGGCATTTTAATAACGGACAAAGATTTACATATCGAATATGTGAATCCTTTTATGCTGGAACTGATGGGTTGCACAGCCGAACAGATGATGCAAAAGCCATTGTCTTCGTTGTTTGCTGCTGAGATGTTTTTTGTTGGCGAAGAAATATCACAAACCCTGCAGGAGCGCCATCATTGGCGTGGCGATATGTTGCTGCAGCATGTACTGCGTAAACTTTGGGTGTCTTTGGCGATAGCGCCTATCCGGGACGAAAAAGGCGATATCAGTAATTATGTTTGTGCCATGCAGGACATTTCTTTTATCAAAGAAAGTCAGCGCAAAATGGAACAGCTGGCTTATTACGACATGTTAACTGGCCTTGCCAACCGTAGTTATTTCCGTGACCAGTTACGTAAAGCCATAGCTATGTCCTCCCGTGGTTATTACCACTTTGCCTTGCTGTATTTTGATTTGGATGAATTTAAGCGCATTAACGACACGCTTGGCCATGACGCCGGTGATGAATTACTGAAAGAAGTGGCCCGCAGGTTAATTAGTCGTTTACGGGAAGAAGACACTATTGCCCGTTTAGGCGGTGACGAGTTTGCCGTGATTTTAAGTGGCATTAAAGACAGGACTCAGGCTGCGCTTATTGCAGAGAACCTGCAGCAAAGTTTTGCAGCGCCGGTGAAATTGACCGGACAGGAAGTTGCTATCAGCGCCAGTATTGGTATCACCATAGCGCCTGAAGATGCGGCTGATGAAGAACTACTGCTCAAGCATGCGGACCTGGCTATGTATGAAGCTAAGGCACGAGGCCGCAACACCTACCACTTCTTCAGCCAGGATTTAAATGAAGCGGCCAAAGAGAAACTGCAAATTGAAAACCAGTTGCGTGAAGCCATACGTGAGCATCAGTTTGTGTTGTATTACCAGCCAAAAATAGATATCCGTACTGATGTGGTAATAGGGTACGAAGCCTTATTGCGTTGGATCCGGCCTGATGGCTCGATGATCCCACCGCTACGCTTTATTCCGGTCGCTGAGAGCACAGGGTTGATTGTCGAAATTGGCGAATGGATTATCTGGGAAGCCTGTCGTTTTATCAGTCGCCAGCAGTCTCGTGGTCACAATGTCACTATTTCTATCAACCTGTCGGCGCGGCAATTTACCGATCAAAACCTTACTGAGGTGGTGGAGCGGGTGCTGCAACGTACTGGTGCTCAACCAGATAAACTTATTTTCGAAATTACCGAGTCTATGCTTATGGGCGACACTGATGCGGCTATTGCCCAGTTAAATGAGTTAAAAGGACTGGGGGTGACTTTATCTATTGACGACTTTGGTACAGGCTATTCATCGCTGAGTTATTTAAAGCGATTCCCGGTAGACGAGCTGAAAATTGACCGTTCTTTTGTCAAAGATATTCCGGCTGACACCAACGACATGGACATAGTGGCGGCCATTATTGCGATGGCACAAAAAATGAACTTGCGTGTGGTGGCTGAAGGCGTCGAAACCATTGAACAGGTTGAATTCTTAAAAAACAACGCTTGCTACCTGGTCCAAGGTTATTACTTCAGCATGCCAAGGGCAGAGCAGGATTTATATAACCTGAGTTATCAACCATTACTAATAGGGGCTGCTTCACCGTAA
- a CDS encoding cytochrome b/b6 domain-containing protein — protein sequence MKVIQLWDKAIRIYHWSQLLLLAGLWFTAEQGYLVVHQILAYSLAALLISRLVWGFVGSETARFSHFLQSPAQLLRMWNKAKHGIGHRGLSGYMSLTLMLLLALQFMSGLMTTDDVMTEGPLYSAVSSDWSSFASWFHHNNFNLLLALIAVHIVAALFHGFKKDGVLGAMLHGKFETEAEQPAVKSTFWYVLLALVFAGGFALWQGMALYQQW from the coding sequence ATGAAAGTGATTCAGTTATGGGATAAAGCCATTCGTATTTACCACTGGAGTCAGCTGCTGTTACTGGCCGGTTTGTGGTTTACCGCTGAGCAGGGATATTTGGTAGTGCATCAGATTTTGGCGTATTCGTTAGCTGCACTTTTAATCAGCCGTCTTGTTTGGGGTTTTGTTGGCAGTGAGACGGCTCGTTTTAGTCATTTTCTGCAAAGTCCGGCTCAGCTGCTGCGAATGTGGAATAAAGCCAAACACGGCATAGGACACAGGGGCTTATCCGGTTATATGAGTCTGACGTTGATGTTGTTATTAGCCTTGCAGTTTATGTCCGGCTTAATGACGACGGACGACGTGATGACCGAAGGCCCTTTGTATAGTGCGGTATCCTCTGACTGGTCCTCGTTTGCTTCCTGGTTTCATCATAATAATTTTAATCTGCTGCTGGCACTGATTGCAGTGCATATAGTGGCAGCGCTTTTTCATGGCTTCAAAAAAGATGGCGTTTTAGGCGCTATGTTGCATGGCAAGTTTGAAACCGAAGCAGAGCAACCTGCAGTGAAATCAACATTTTGGTATGTACTGCTGGCGCTGGTTTTTGCCGGGGGTTTTGCGCTCTGGCAAGGTATGGCTTTGTATCAGCAGTGGTGA